The proteins below come from a single Nocardioides eburneiflavus genomic window:
- a CDS encoding ABC transporter permease: MVPTLTVVVGAFQDEDGRPTLGNLEALTSEAALTALRGSLILSASTALIGAVLGALLAYLIVSMPPQALMRRATLAVSGVLAQFGGVVLAFAWIATIGPVGVVTNAVLELTGANLYGTGWLFGLPGLIVVYSYFQIPLMVIVFAPAFEGLRPQWREAAINLGASTWDYWRHVAIPLLRPAFLGAVLLLFANAFAAYATAAVLVSQGQPIVPLMIRQAITSEVLLGQANVGFALALEMIVVVTLVMVGYNVLLKRTSRWMR; encoded by the coding sequence GTGGTCCCGACGCTGACGGTCGTCGTCGGCGCCTTCCAGGACGAGGACGGCCGCCCGACGCTGGGCAACCTCGAGGCGCTCACCAGCGAGGCCGCGCTCACCGCGCTCAGGGGCTCGCTGATCCTGTCCGCATCGACGGCACTGATCGGCGCCGTGCTCGGCGCCCTCCTGGCGTACCTCATCGTCTCGATGCCCCCACAGGCCCTCATGCGTCGAGCGACGCTGGCCGTCAGCGGAGTGCTCGCGCAGTTCGGCGGGGTCGTGCTGGCCTTCGCCTGGATCGCGACGATCGGACCCGTCGGCGTGGTCACCAACGCGGTGCTCGAGCTCACCGGCGCCAACCTCTACGGCACGGGGTGGCTCTTCGGCCTGCCGGGCCTCATCGTCGTCTACTCCTACTTCCAGATCCCCCTAATGGTGATCGTCTTCGCCCCGGCCTTCGAGGGCCTCCGGCCGCAGTGGCGCGAGGCTGCGATCAACCTCGGCGCGAGCACCTGGGACTACTGGCGCCACGTCGCCATCCCACTGCTCCGGCCCGCCTTCCTCGGCGCCGTGCTGCTGCTGTTCGCCAACGCGTTCGCGGCGTACGCCACTGCAGCCGTGCTGGTCAGCCAGGGGCAGCCGATCGTGCCGCTCATGATCCGCCAGGCCATCACCAGCGAGGTGCTGCTCGGCCAGGCCAACGTCGGCTTCGCGCTCGCGCTGGAGATGATCGTGGTGGTGACGCTGGTGATGGTGGGCTACAACGTGCTGCTGAAGCGGACGTCGCGGTGGATGCGATGA
- a CDS encoding ABC transporter ATP-binding protein, whose product MTDLRTERGLAVELSDLTRIYGPVRALDGLTLHIEPGELVALLGPSGCGKTTALRILAGLDTATSGTVSVGGKDLTRVPASKRDMGMVFQAYSLFPHMTVIDNVAFGLKMRGRDGAARRTRAGDMLDLVGLGEHADRYAHQLSGGQQQRVALARALAIEPSVLLLDEPLSALDAKVRVQLRDEIRRVQIEVGTTTLFVTHDQEEALAVADRVGVMNAGRLEQLAPPAELYSAPASRFVGEFVGLSNRLPAEVRGDVTVVLGQQVPVLPGSATGSGHALVRPEAVSVVADAAGPATVATVMFLGPLSRVTCSLADGTHVVAQLASSDALRLEPGDPVRLEVAPEPVLVIA is encoded by the coding sequence ATGACCGACCTCAGGACCGAGCGCGGTCTCGCCGTCGAGCTGTCCGATCTCACCCGGATCTACGGACCGGTGCGCGCGCTGGACGGCCTCACCCTCCACATCGAGCCCGGCGAGCTCGTCGCCCTGCTCGGGCCGTCGGGGTGCGGCAAGACGACCGCGCTGCGCATCCTGGCCGGCCTCGACACCGCCACGTCAGGGACGGTGTCGGTCGGGGGCAAGGACCTGACCCGGGTCCCGGCCAGCAAGCGCGACATGGGGATGGTCTTCCAGGCCTACAGCCTCTTCCCGCACATGACCGTGATCGACAACGTCGCCTTCGGGCTCAAGATGCGCGGTCGCGACGGCGCGGCCCGGCGTACGCGCGCCGGCGACATGCTCGACCTCGTCGGGCTCGGTGAGCACGCCGACCGCTACGCCCACCAGCTGTCCGGCGGCCAGCAGCAGCGCGTCGCCCTGGCCCGCGCGCTGGCGATCGAGCCGTCGGTCCTGCTCCTCGACGAGCCGCTCTCGGCCCTCGACGCCAAGGTGCGCGTGCAGCTGCGCGACGAGATCCGCCGCGTCCAGATCGAGGTCGGCACCACGACGCTGTTCGTGACCCACGACCAGGAAGAGGCGCTCGCCGTCGCCGACCGGGTCGGGGTGATGAACGCCGGTCGCCTTGAACAGCTCGCGCCGCCGGCCGAGCTCTACTCCGCCCCGGCGTCCCGCTTCGTCGGGGAGTTCGTCGGCCTCAGCAACCGGTTGCCCGCCGAGGTCCGGGGAGACGTCACCGTCGTGCTCGGCCAGCAGGTGCCGGTGCTGCCCGGCTCGGCCACCGGCTCGGGCCACGCCCTCGTCCGTCCCGAGGCAGTCTCCGTCGTGGCGGACGCCGCGGGCCCGGCGACCGTGGCGACAGTGATGTTCCTCGGACCGCTCTCGCGGGTCACCTGCTCGCTCGCCGACGGCACCCACGTCGTCGCCCAGCTCGCGAGCTCGGACGCGCTGCGCCTCGAGCCGGGAGACCCCGTACGCCTCGAGGTCGCGCCCGAGCCGGTGCTGGTCATCGCCTGA
- a CDS encoding flavin-containing monooxygenase translates to MKDDDRVLESLVIGAGQAGLAASYFLRTRGVDHLVLDANPRPGGAWQHRWASLSMDDVHGVADLPDSTAPDGSRRAANLVVPDYFDGYERWHHLPVVRPVRVDRVDSEGDLLVVHSADRTWRTRTLVNATGTWTRPFVPYYPGIASFAGKQVHTAHYPGAEHFRGKRVLVVGGGASAVQLLGEIAQLTDTLWVTRRPPVWREEEFDRAVGLAAVTAVEERVRRGLPPASVVSVTGLALRPQEQEAARLGAYERLPMFERIEPDGVRWTDLDGGRHERVDVILWATGFRPAVDHLAPLGLRSPEGGIALVPVPGNVQGATTAVRDPRVQLVGYGPSASTLGASRAGRQAALAVSRHLAAAAA, encoded by the coding sequence GTGAAGGACGACGACCGGGTTCTCGAGTCACTGGTGATCGGCGCTGGGCAGGCGGGGCTCGCGGCGTCGTACTTCCTCCGCACCCGCGGCGTCGACCACCTCGTCCTCGACGCGAACCCACGGCCCGGCGGCGCCTGGCAGCACCGGTGGGCCTCGCTGAGCATGGACGACGTCCACGGGGTCGCCGACCTCCCCGACTCCACCGCCCCCGACGGGTCGCGGCGGGCGGCGAACCTCGTCGTGCCCGACTACTTCGACGGCTACGAGCGCTGGCACCACCTCCCGGTCGTCCGGCCCGTGCGGGTCGACCGCGTCGACAGCGAGGGCGACCTGCTGGTGGTGCACTCCGCGGACCGCACGTGGCGCACCCGGACCCTGGTCAACGCGACCGGCACGTGGACTCGCCCGTTCGTGCCCTACTACCCCGGGATCGCGTCGTTCGCGGGGAAGCAGGTGCACACCGCGCACTACCCCGGCGCGGAGCACTTCCGCGGCAAGCGGGTGCTGGTGGTCGGCGGTGGCGCCTCCGCGGTGCAGCTCCTCGGCGAGATCGCCCAGCTCACCGACACCCTGTGGGTGACCCGCCGGCCCCCGGTGTGGCGCGAGGAGGAGTTCGACCGCGCGGTCGGGCTCGCCGCGGTCACGGCCGTCGAGGAGCGCGTACGGCGGGGGCTGCCGCCCGCGAGCGTGGTCAGCGTGACCGGCCTCGCCCTCCGCCCGCAGGAGCAGGAGGCGGCCCGGCTCGGGGCGTACGAGCGGCTGCCGATGTTCGAGCGGATCGAGCCCGACGGCGTGCGCTGGACCGACCTCGACGGCGGCCGCCACGAGCGGGTCGACGTGATCCTGTGGGCGACGGGCTTCCGGCCGGCCGTGGACCACCTCGCGCCCCTCGGCCTGCGGTCGCCGGAGGGCGGGATCGCACTCGTGCCCGTGCCGGGCAACGTGCAGGGCGCCACGACCGCTGTGCGCGACCCGCGGGTGCAGCTCGTGGGCTACGGGCCGTCCGCCAGCACCCTGGGGGCCTCCCGCGCCGGCCGGCAGGCCGCCCTCGCCGTGTCGCGGCACCTGGCCGCGGCCGCGGCCTGA
- a CDS encoding isocitrate lyase/PEP mutase family protein, with amino-acid sequence MEPSSPSGLPALATRLLELHHTGTTLVLPNVWDAWSARVVADAGFPALSIGSHPLADSRGQGDNEDMTLDDALDGIRRICGAVPGVPVTADMESGYGTEPAELVERLLEAGAVGLNIEDTVHSEGGRMRSVAEHADYIGGLRRAADAAGVDLVINARTDAFVKKDRFEDPTAEAITRMQACEEAGSRCSYPVGAPDAASLQRILDALAGPVNVIAHPRKGSAAGSLEDLQVMGVHRVTFGPLLQRELAPDLAALVAPWR; translated from the coding sequence ATGGAACCCTCCTCGCCCTCGGGCCTCCCCGCCCTGGCCACCCGCCTCCTCGAGCTCCACCACACCGGCACCACGCTGGTCCTGCCCAACGTCTGGGACGCCTGGTCGGCACGCGTCGTCGCCGACGCCGGCTTCCCCGCGCTCAGCATCGGCAGCCACCCGCTCGCCGACTCCCGCGGACAGGGCGACAACGAGGACATGACCCTCGACGACGCTCTCGACGGCATCCGTCGCATCTGCGGCGCAGTGCCGGGCGTGCCGGTCACCGCCGACATGGAGTCCGGCTACGGCACGGAGCCCGCCGAGCTGGTCGAGCGACTGCTCGAGGCCGGGGCCGTCGGCCTCAACATCGAGGACACCGTGCACTCCGAGGGTGGCCGGATGAGGTCGGTGGCCGAGCACGCCGACTACATCGGCGGCCTGCGCCGCGCCGCCGACGCGGCCGGGGTCGACCTGGTCATCAACGCGCGCACCGACGCCTTCGTCAAGAAGGACCGGTTCGAGGACCCGACCGCAGAGGCGATCACTCGGATGCAGGCCTGCGAGGAGGCCGGCTCCCGCTGCAGCTATCCCGTCGGCGCACCCGACGCCGCCTCGCTCCAGCGGATCCTCGACGCGCTCGCCGGACCGGTCAACGTCATCGCCCACCCGCGCAAGGGCTCGGCCGCCGGCTCGCTGGAGGACCTCCAGGTCATGGGGGTGCACCGGGTGACCTTCGGCCCGCTCCTGCAGAGGGAGCTGGCCCCCGACCTCGCCGCCCTGGTCGCTCCCTGGCGGTGA
- a CDS encoding ABC transporter permease, which translates to MRHSTGFKVFRAAAMVAFAAYFFVPLLAMFDFSIQVRGSAPGRTWDNWALMITDEDLRSSIVASLLLALFTVVLMVALLVPTMVWVRLRVPRAKRLIEFLCLLPLTIPALVIVVGISNVYSWVTYLLGDSALVLTFAYVVLVLPYSYRAIDAALSAIDAATLSEAARSLGAGWFTVIVRIIMPNITSGILGAAFISVALVLGEFVFASLLHFDTLPVAMAALYKSNGPAAMAAALASMILVAVLLVGLTFLSRDRHKQGASS; encoded by the coding sequence GTGAGGCACTCCACCGGCTTCAAGGTGTTCCGGGCCGCCGCGATGGTGGCGTTCGCGGCCTACTTCTTCGTCCCGCTGCTCGCGATGTTCGACTTCTCCATCCAGGTGCGGGGGAGCGCCCCCGGCCGCACGTGGGACAACTGGGCGCTGATGATCACCGACGAGGACCTCCGGTCCTCGATCGTCGCCTCGTTGCTGCTGGCGTTGTTCACCGTCGTGCTCATGGTCGCGCTGCTCGTGCCGACGATGGTCTGGGTGCGCCTGCGGGTCCCCAGGGCCAAGCGACTCATCGAGTTCCTGTGCCTCCTGCCCCTCACCATCCCCGCGCTGGTGATCGTGGTGGGCATCAGCAACGTGTACTCGTGGGTGACCTACCTGCTGGGCGACAGTGCGCTGGTGCTGACCTTCGCCTACGTCGTGCTGGTGCTGCCCTACTCCTACCGCGCCATCGACGCCGCGCTCTCCGCGATCGATGCGGCGACGCTCTCGGAGGCGGCCCGCTCGCTGGGAGCGGGGTGGTTCACCGTGATCGTGCGGATCATCATGCCCAACATCACCAGCGGCATCCTGGGCGCCGCCTTCATCTCCGTGGCGCTGGTTCTCGGCGAGTTCGTCTTCGCCTCGCTGCTCCACTTCGACACCCTCCCGGTGGCGATGGCGGCGCTCTACAAGAGCAACGGCCCCGCGGCCATGGCGGCCGCCCTAGCCTCGATGATCCTCGTGGCCGTGCTGCTCGTCGGCCTCACCTTCCTCAGCCGGGACCGGCACAAGCAAGGAGCCTCCTCATGA
- a CDS encoding CapA family protein — MKRRGRHRAAVVACALVASACTSAPADAPGDRVEPIVPPASSSATTEPAREGEVTLAFGGDVHFEGGVARLLERPRQGLGAIGRTLRAADVAMVNLETPVTRRGRQDPKELENAGDRYWFRTGPRALDVLGAAGVDVVSVANNHAGDYGSVGLEDTLAAGRERGIAMVGAGRGAAAYAPHVVGVGDLEVAFLAADAVQREGASDVWSARPGVLGTASARGSNAAGLVAAVEAAAARDQLVVVYLHWGKEYQSCPTQSQRLLARELADAGADVVVGSHSHVLGGAGWAGDTLVAYGLGNFVWYHDRQAQTGVLSVTLDAEGVIGKSWTPARISWTDGRPVPVTGADRTRAVADFRARQRCTGLAAEPGRAQADDPAYESSVRRIDAALAERMRRSHRAGCPVPLRDLRYLRMTHRDFSGRARTGEMVVHRRFTGEVRELFGRLYAAGWPIARMQLVDDYRADDDLSMAANNTSGFNCRRVAGQTSWSQHAYGEAIDINPVQNPYVRDGRVDPPARRPFAAIDRRRAAPFRLGVIRNEDLVVKAFDRIGWAWGGYWVSSKDYQHFAARRP; from the coding sequence ATGAAGCGACGGGGGCGTCACCGTGCAGCAGTGGTGGCATGCGCGCTCGTCGCCTCCGCCTGCACCTCCGCGCCTGCCGACGCCCCGGGTGACCGTGTCGAGCCCATCGTGCCGCCGGCGAGCAGCAGCGCCACCACCGAGCCGGCTCGCGAGGGCGAGGTCACCCTGGCCTTCGGCGGCGACGTCCACTTCGAGGGAGGGGTGGCTCGGCTCCTCGAGCGTCCCCGTCAGGGCCTTGGCGCGATCGGACGGACGCTTCGGGCCGCCGACGTCGCGATGGTCAACCTCGAGACGCCAGTGACGCGGCGCGGACGTCAGGACCCCAAGGAGCTCGAGAACGCCGGCGACCGCTACTGGTTCCGTACGGGTCCCCGAGCCCTGGACGTGCTCGGCGCGGCCGGCGTCGACGTCGTCAGCGTCGCCAACAACCATGCCGGTGACTACGGCTCCGTCGGCCTCGAGGACACCCTCGCCGCCGGGCGCGAGCGCGGCATCGCCATGGTCGGCGCCGGTCGCGGTGCCGCGGCGTACGCCCCCCACGTCGTCGGGGTGGGCGACCTCGAGGTCGCGTTCCTGGCCGCCGACGCGGTCCAGCGCGAGGGGGCCAGCGACGTGTGGTCGGCCCGGCCGGGCGTCCTCGGAACTGCGTCCGCGCGCGGGAGCAACGCCGCAGGGCTCGTCGCCGCGGTCGAGGCGGCCGCGGCGCGGGACCAGCTCGTCGTGGTCTACCTCCACTGGGGCAAGGAGTACCAGTCGTGCCCCACCCAGTCGCAGCGCCTGCTCGCCCGCGAGCTGGCCGACGCCGGAGCCGACGTGGTGGTGGGCAGCCACTCCCACGTCCTCGGTGGGGCGGGCTGGGCGGGCGACACGCTCGTGGCCTACGGGCTGGGCAACTTCGTCTGGTACCACGACCGGCAGGCGCAGACCGGCGTCCTGTCGGTCACCCTCGACGCCGAGGGCGTCATCGGCAAGTCGTGGACCCCGGCCCGGATCTCGTGGACCGACGGCCGGCCGGTGCCGGTGACGGGCGCCGACCGGACGCGCGCGGTCGCGGACTTCCGTGCACGCCAGCGCTGCACCGGCCTGGCCGCCGAGCCGGGTCGCGCGCAGGCGGACGACCCGGCGTACGAGTCGTCGGTCCGCCGGATCGACGCCGCCCTCGCCGAGCGGATGCGCCGGAGCCACAGGGCCGGCTGCCCGGTGCCGCTCCGCGACCTGCGCTACCTCCGGATGACGCACCGCGACTTCAGCGGCCGTGCCCGCACCGGCGAGATGGTCGTGCACCGACGCTTCACCGGTGAGGTGCGCGAGCTCTTCGGTCGCCTGTACGCCGCGGGCTGGCCGATCGCGCGGATGCAGCTCGTCGACGACTACCGCGCCGACGACGACCTGTCGATGGCCGCCAACAACACCTCCGGGTTCAACTGCCGGCGCGTCGCGGGTCAGACGAGCTGGTCGCAGCACGCCTACGGCGAGGCGATCGACATCAACCCCGTGCAGAACCCCTACGTCCGGGACGGACGGGTGGACCCGCCGGCCCGCCGACCGTTCGCGGCGATCGACCGGAGGCGCGCGGCCCCCTTCCGGCTGGGCGTGATCAGGAACGAGGACCTGGTGGTGAAGGCGTTCGACCGCATCGGCTGGGCCTGGGGCGGCTACTGGGTGTCGTCGAAGGACTACCAGCACTTCGCGGCGCGCAGGCCCTAG
- a CDS encoding PLD nuclease N-terminal domain-containing protein, giving the protein MRIALYLVPLVLAVFCLVQAITSREDEVRHLGKVWWILLILFFPFIGSIAWLVAGRPVRGPRRTGPHERSASAFPEYDRPGRFAASDPAADEEFLKKVRERAEEQRRRAAEQKKRELEGGSGDPDDRA; this is encoded by the coding sequence GTGCGGATCGCTCTCTACCTGGTGCCACTCGTGCTGGCCGTGTTCTGCCTGGTCCAGGCGATCACCAGCCGCGAGGACGAGGTCCGCCACCTCGGCAAGGTGTGGTGGATCCTCCTCATCCTGTTCTTCCCCTTCATCGGCTCGATCGCCTGGCTGGTCGCCGGCCGACCCGTACGGGGTCCGCGGCGCACCGGGCCGCACGAGCGGAGCGCGAGCGCGTTCCCGGAGTACGACCGCCCGGGCCGGTTCGCGGCCTCGGACCCCGCCGCGGACGAGGAGTTCCTGAAGAAGGTGCGTGAGCGTGCCGAGGAGCAGCGCCGCCGGGCCGCGGAGCAGAAGAAGCGCGAGCTCGAGGGCGGGTCGGGCGACCCGGACGATCGGGCGTAG
- a CDS encoding ATP-binding protein: MSALPSPDLPPGPHRDLVARLHDLHHRAGWPSLRALAKETGVSHTTVSKTFSQPALPSWGTLELLVEAMHGPVQDFRELWLAASAPTDDGAPAPAPRIAGRRAELETVRRHLETGTGLLLVTGEAGIGKTTLVRAAAATTDVCVARGACLPLSTEIPLLAVADCLGSAYEADPPGFVQVVGACPPFVAPTVSSLVPELGATSGDRVRDDDRVLLFSAIASLLKALSSTGRTVLLLDDLHWSDTATLDLLEHLVGRTPSVPLVGTWRSGDPGTPGSTQEWFERVRRLQDTTVVALGALSRDETAHQLALMGADAAQVDVIHARSRGQPLFTEQLAAHLDDEAGLPDLLADLLDRRLVGLSGRAWSVVRALGLAERPLPTAPLATVCGLAGDDLTSILHELRARRLLRTSTAEHAELEHPLLAEAVQRRLVAGESRPIHRALARALGARPDPEAAEVAEHWRRAGEPAEELRWRVPAARRAAERFDRRQEAEHWLRVIEIWPADASLRPDTPVTRAQALVGAMDALRASFRFNEAAALSEVADACLAEADEGDRADLLFRRSIYRGDPEGFESGLALLDEALAIHDRLPVREGKVRALDRKQLLLFAMGRSAESRAVADEEVVAARELGDPVLLRDALMRVAWHTGIAGDVERGLALLASAGPDSGARDDPLGDVRLGVYATDMLLTTGAPPDAVVAAGRAALAVAREHDFDNPQVMLVRVNVAFSLLRGGRVAEAEQVVATPSDAPWDADHWPLHAARAVIDSRLGLAGAATSRIAQICAEPSTSAPRDLEFLTWAADVALWTGSEQPTLDHVLGQLDDVAGTAPLRLVAPALVAAARLASHRGASGHVARLRDLAKRCGLVGAAVGDDPNLAAQRAALVADTAALTGSESVAAWTAAATAWDRLEAPHDAAYCRWRAAQCALSDNQGTLARRLLAQAAADAREHVPLSEAIAGTAAGDHT, from the coding sequence ATGAGCGCCCTCCCGAGCCCCGACCTGCCCCCCGGTCCGCACCGCGACCTCGTCGCCCGGCTCCACGACCTCCACCACCGCGCCGGCTGGCCGTCCCTCCGCGCCCTCGCCAAGGAGACCGGGGTCTCGCACACCACCGTCTCCAAGACGTTCTCCCAGCCCGCGCTCCCGTCGTGGGGCACCCTCGAGCTCCTCGTCGAGGCGATGCACGGCCCGGTCCAGGACTTCCGGGAGCTTTGGCTGGCCGCCTCCGCCCCGACCGACGACGGCGCGCCCGCCCCCGCGCCACGGATCGCCGGCCGCCGCGCCGAGCTCGAGACCGTACGCCGCCACCTCGAGACCGGAACCGGCCTGCTCCTCGTCACCGGCGAGGCCGGCATCGGCAAGACCACGCTCGTCCGAGCCGCAGCAGCCACGACCGACGTCTGTGTCGCCCGAGGCGCGTGCCTGCCCCTGTCCACCGAGATCCCGCTGCTGGCGGTGGCGGACTGCCTGGGGTCTGCCTACGAGGCGGATCCCCCGGGCTTCGTGCAGGTGGTGGGCGCCTGTCCTCCCTTCGTCGCTCCGACGGTGTCGTCGCTCGTGCCCGAGCTGGGTGCGACGAGCGGCGACCGCGTGCGGGACGACGACCGTGTGCTGCTCTTCAGCGCGATCGCCTCGCTCCTGAAGGCCCTGTCGTCCACCGGCCGCACCGTCCTTCTCCTCGACGACCTCCACTGGTCCGACACGGCGACCCTGGACCTGCTCGAGCACCTGGTCGGCCGTACGCCGTCCGTCCCGCTGGTGGGCACGTGGCGCTCCGGAGATCCGGGCACCCCCGGCTCGACCCAGGAGTGGTTCGAACGCGTCCGCCGCCTCCAGGACACGACCGTCGTCGCCCTGGGAGCACTGAGCCGCGACGAGACCGCTCACCAGCTCGCGCTGATGGGTGCCGACGCGGCGCAGGTCGACGTCATCCACGCGCGTTCCCGGGGACAACCCCTCTTCACCGAGCAGCTCGCCGCCCACCTCGACGACGAGGCCGGACTTCCGGACCTCCTCGCCGACCTGCTGGACCGTCGGCTGGTCGGGCTCTCCGGGCGTGCGTGGTCCGTGGTCCGCGCCCTCGGACTGGCCGAGCGTCCGCTGCCGACGGCGCCGCTCGCGACCGTGTGCGGCCTGGCCGGGGACGACCTCACGTCGATCCTGCACGAGCTCCGCGCGCGGCGGCTGCTCCGGACCAGCACGGCCGAGCACGCCGAGCTGGAGCACCCACTGCTGGCCGAGGCCGTCCAGAGGCGTCTGGTCGCAGGAGAGAGCCGACCGATCCACCGGGCGCTCGCCCGGGCGCTCGGGGCACGTCCGGACCCCGAGGCCGCCGAGGTCGCCGAGCACTGGCGGCGCGCCGGGGAGCCGGCCGAGGAGCTCCGGTGGCGCGTCCCGGCGGCCCGGCGCGCCGCCGAACGGTTCGACAGACGGCAGGAGGCCGAGCACTGGCTCCGTGTCATCGAGATCTGGCCGGCAGACGCGTCGCTCCGGCCGGACACACCCGTCACCCGGGCGCAGGCCCTCGTGGGCGCGATGGACGCGCTTCGCGCCTCCTTCCGGTTCAACGAGGCAGCAGCACTGAGCGAGGTCGCGGACGCGTGCCTGGCCGAGGCCGATGAAGGGGACCGTGCCGACCTGCTGTTCCGCCGTTCGATCTACCGCGGCGACCCTGAAGGCTTCGAGAGCGGTCTGGCGCTCCTCGACGAGGCCCTGGCCATCCACGACCGCCTGCCCGTCCGTGAGGGGAAGGTGCGGGCTCTCGACCGGAAGCAGCTCCTGCTCTTCGCGATGGGTCGGTCGGCCGAGTCACGGGCAGTGGCGGACGAGGAGGTCGTCGCCGCCCGCGAGCTCGGCGACCCCGTCCTGCTGCGCGACGCACTGATGCGCGTCGCCTGGCACACCGGGATCGCCGGCGACGTCGAGCGGGGCCTGGCGCTGCTCGCGAGCGCCGGGCCCGACTCCGGCGCGCGGGACGACCCGCTCGGTGACGTACGGCTCGGCGTCTACGCCACGGACATGCTGCTGACCACCGGCGCGCCACCGGACGCCGTCGTCGCCGCCGGTCGGGCTGCGCTGGCCGTCGCGCGCGAGCACGACTTCGACAACCCCCAGGTGATGCTGGTCCGCGTCAACGTCGCCTTCTCGCTCCTGCGCGGCGGCCGCGTCGCCGAGGCCGAGCAGGTCGTCGCCACGCCGTCCGACGCGCCGTGGGACGCCGACCACTGGCCGCTGCACGCGGCGCGGGCGGTCATCGACTCACGGCTCGGACTCGCTGGGGCGGCCACGAGCCGGATCGCCCAGATCTGTGCAGAGCCGTCGACGAGCGCGCCGCGGGACCTGGAGTTCCTCACGTGGGCCGCCGACGTCGCACTGTGGACCGGGTCCGAGCAGCCGACGCTGGACCACGTGCTCGGCCAGCTCGACGACGTCGCCGGCACCGCGCCCCTCCGGCTCGTGGCGCCCGCCCTGGTCGCTGCTGCCAGGCTCGCCTCACACCGCGGCGCCTCTGGACACGTCGCCCGGCTCCGCGACCTGGCGAAGCGGTGCGGACTCGTGGGGGCGGCCGTCGGGGACGACCCGAACCTGGCAGCCCAGCGGGCCGCCCTCGTCGCGGACACCGCGGCGCTGACGGGATCGGAGTCCGTCGCCGCCTGGACGGCTGCTGCGACCGCATGGGACAGGCTAGAGGCCCCACATGACGCGGCGTACTGCCGCTGGCGGGCAGCGCAGTGCGCGCTCAGCGACAACCAAGGAACGCTGGCCCGGCGGCTTCTCGCACAGGCCGCGGCCGACGCGCGCGAGCACGTCCCGCTCTCCGAGGCGATCGCCGGGACCGCTGCCGGCGACCACACCTAG
- a CDS encoding ABC transporter substrate-binding protein produces MNTRKALISLAATATLLSAAACAAPEQESDTTTESGVDAATATSSEDFGGMEELIAAAQDEGELNVIALPPDWANYGEIISTFEEKYDIEVNSDQPDAASQDEINAANDLAGTDRAPDVFDLGQSVALANTDMFAPYQVETWDDIPDEFKDPDGAWVNDYGGYMSIGYDSAVVPDVTSVADLLGPEFKGKVALNGDPTQAGAAFSGVMMAAIANGGSADDIAPGVDFFADLKAAGNFLTVDPDSTTIEQGTTPVVIDWDYLGAAAAANVDTWKTVVPEEAVVAGYYFQAINADAPHPAAARLWQEFLYSDEGQNLWLKGGARPVRGDAMAEAGTIDEELWGALPEVSGEPVIPTDEQTVTAGEYLAENWSKAIR; encoded by the coding sequence GTGAACACCCGCAAGGCACTCATCTCCCTCGCCGCGACGGCGACCCTCCTGTCGGCCGCCGCGTGCGCGGCCCCCGAGCAGGAGTCCGACACCACCACCGAGAGCGGTGTCGACGCGGCGACCGCCACCTCGAGCGAGGACTTCGGCGGCATGGAGGAGCTCATCGCGGCCGCCCAGGACGAGGGCGAGCTCAACGTCATCGCGCTGCCCCCGGACTGGGCCAACTACGGCGAGATCATCTCGACGTTCGAGGAGAAGTACGACATCGAGGTCAACTCCGACCAGCCCGACGCCGCCTCGCAGGACGAGATCAACGCCGCCAACGACCTGGCCGGCACCGACCGCGCACCCGACGTGTTCGACCTGGGCCAGTCCGTGGCCCTGGCCAACACCGACATGTTCGCGCCCTACCAGGTCGAGACGTGGGACGACATCCCCGACGAGTTCAAGGACCCGGACGGCGCCTGGGTCAACGACTACGGCGGCTACATGTCGATCGGCTACGACTCCGCCGTCGTGCCGGACGTGACGTCGGTGGCCGACCTCCTCGGGCCGGAGTTCAAGGGCAAGGTCGCGCTCAACGGCGACCCGACCCAGGCCGGTGCGGCGTTCAGCGGCGTGATGATGGCGGCGATCGCCAACGGCGGCTCGGCCGACGACATCGCTCCCGGCGTCGACTTCTTCGCCGACCTCAAGGCCGCCGGCAACTTCCTCACCGTCGACCCCGACTCGACCACGATCGAGCAGGGCACCACGCCCGTCGTCATCGACTGGGACTACCTCGGTGCTGCCGCGGCCGCCAACGTCGACACGTGGAAGACCGTCGTGCCCGAGGAGGCGGTCGTCGCGGGCTACTACTTCCAGGCGATCAACGCCGACGCGCCGCACCCGGCCGCCGCACGCCTGTGGCAGGAGTTCCTCTACAGCGACGAGGGCCAGAACCTCTGGCTCAAGGGCGGCGCCCGCCCGGTCCGCGGTGACGCCATGGCGGAGGCCGGAACGATCGACGAGGAGCTGTGGGGGGCCCTCCCCGAGGTCAGCGGCGAGCCGGTCATCCCGACCGACGAGCAGACCGTGACCGCCGGCGAGTACCTCGCCGAGAACTGGTCCAAGGCCATCCGCTGA